A region of Flavobacterium album DNA encodes the following proteins:
- a CDS encoding type I restriction enzyme HsdR N-terminal domain-containing protein: protein MQKLNFPDYTFRFKNSENKVAIFDEIRKKFIVLTPEEWVRQHVVRFLLEQKKYPKSLINVEKIIRINGLTKRYDAVVFQPDGKIFLLVECKAPGVPISQSTFDQIARYNMTVNAMHMMVTNGLNHYFCQMDHEQEKYIFLPGLPEYTPNL from the coding sequence ATGCAAAAACTGAATTTTCCCGACTATACTTTCCGATTCAAAAATAGTGAAAATAAGGTCGCTATTTTTGACGAGATCCGTAAAAAATTTATTGTCCTTACTCCCGAGGAATGGGTGCGGCAACATGTGGTACGTTTTCTGCTGGAGCAAAAAAAATACCCTAAATCGCTTATCAATGTAGAAAAGATCATCAGGATAAACGGTTTAACCAAACGATACGATGCTGTTGTTTTCCAGCCTGATGGGAAGATATTCTTACTCGTAGAATGCAAGGCTCCCGGCGTGCCGATATCGCAAAGCACCTTCGACCAGATAGCGCGCTATAATATGACCGTAAACGCCATGCACATGATGGTTACGAACGGGCTAAATCATTATTTTTGCCAAATGGACCATGAGCAGGAAAAATATATTTTTCTACCAGGCCTGCCTGAATATACCCCGAATCTATGA
- a CDS encoding DNA-deoxyinosine glycosylase, with amino-acid sequence MKKAFPPIADINSQIVILGTMPGEKSLELQEYYGNKGNQFWKLLFTIFNTEFTHDYNEKQKLLKTHHIAVWDVLGYCEREGSLDSRIRNEVPNDFATFYKEYPNIKNVLFSSKNAAAYYDKYVGRKGGIDYAVLPSPSGANASMSFAKKLEAWKEKILPLTLEE; translated from the coding sequence ATGAAAAAAGCTTTTCCGCCAATTGCAGATATAAATTCTCAAATAGTGATCCTCGGTACCATGCCGGGCGAAAAGTCGCTTGAATTGCAGGAATATTACGGGAATAAGGGCAACCAATTCTGGAAATTGCTGTTTACAATTTTCAATACAGAGTTTACCCATGATTACAACGAGAAACAAAAGCTGCTTAAAACGCACCATATAGCGGTTTGGGATGTACTGGGATATTGTGAAAGGGAAGGAAGCCTGGACAGCCGGATAAGGAATGAAGTGCCAAACGATTTTGCTACTTTCTACAAGGAATATCCCAATATAAAGAATGTACTTTTTTCGAGTAAGAATGCTGCAGCCTATTATGATAAATATGTGGGCAGAAAAGGTGGTATTGATTATGCCGTCCTGCCATCACCGAGCGGGGCGAATGCTTCTATGTCATTTGCCAAAAAGCTGGAGGCATGGAAAGAAAAAATCCTGCCGCTTACCTTAGAAGAATAA
- a CDS encoding GNAT family N-acetyltransferase: MIMNKLSRPIILHGEKVSLLPLEKSHFENLIALAKEKSIWQHYTIDGSDPEVLGQSLNSSLTDTLQYPFVIMLRETGTVIGSTRFLDIQPDHNKLEIGWTWLHPDYWHTKINTECKLMLLTFCFEELMVSRVQLKTDENNIRSRKAILKIGAQFEGLLRNDMIRHNGTKRNSAYFSIIDTEWHEVKEKLIALLS; this comes from the coding sequence ATGATAATGAATAAACTGTCACGACCCATCATCCTGCATGGCGAAAAGGTTAGCCTGTTGCCGCTTGAAAAATCTCATTTTGAAAACCTTATAGCTTTGGCAAAGGAAAAAAGCATCTGGCAGCACTACACCATTGACGGCAGCGACCCGGAAGTATTGGGGCAAAGCCTTAACAGCTCCCTTACCGACACGCTGCAATATCCTTTCGTGATCATGCTTCGTGAAACCGGCACTGTGATAGGCAGTACACGCTTTCTCGACATACAACCTGACCATAATAAGCTGGAGATCGGCTGGACGTGGCTGCACCCTGATTATTGGCATACCAAGATCAATACCGAATGCAAGTTGATGCTGCTCACTTTTTGCTTTGAAGAATTAATGGTTTCGAGGGTCCAGCTAAAAACGGATGAGAATAATATCCGTTCGCGAAAGGCCATCCTTAAGATTGGTGCCCAATTTGAAGGTCTCCTGAGGAATGATATGATCAGGCATAACGGGACAAAAAGAAACTCTGCTTATTTCAGCATCATTGATACCGAATGGCATGAGGTAAAAGAAAAGCTTATTGCTTTGTTATCGTAA
- the ligD gene encoding DNA ligase D has product MKKLSEYNRKRDFDKTKEPEGKVKKSGKELHFVVQKHDASRLHYDWRLEINGVLVSWAVPKGPIADTSVKRLAMHVEDHPMDYIDFEGTIPKGQYGGGTVMVWDTGTYLAEGSDDVAESEKMLRKMHKDGNIKVVMHGKKLKGSYHLVRMSGKEDEWLLLKGKDEYADKREFDQHSVLTGRTLEEIENDNKSEVWQSNREEKKSFHGDVDHILDEEPEKSSQSQSKSKSKPTAKKKTKATEKTETLTSTKNSPTFTAEDVAAAKVRKTFPKEWKPQLATLADAIFDSDEWVFENKYDGYRALIQIHKGKVELVSRNSLSFNSKYKELVEAFSIIKDDMILDGEIVVEDEKGLSHFQWLQYFAENPNRGKLKCYVFDILYFNGYDLTSLELLQRKRILEAVLPQTDEIIYSGHIAGEGTKAMKEAEAKGTEGLIAKKITSHYHVNKRSKEWLKIKVTKEQEMVIGGFTEPKGSRSGFGSLLLGYYEGNDLIYTGKVGTGFNEDSLKDMYEKLTALVQKTSPFKVKPREPKVHWIKPELVAQIKYSEWTETNSLRHPVFIALRTDKKPKDVKKEIATPTDKVVPEEKGKKEVKKTKAIEKAEESTITKTSAKAKEKPADETKTGTPKAKTVTKKKSKTGKPGWDTEKVEVTHPEKVFWPKEGYTKGDVINYYDEMAKWILPYIKDRPQSMRRTPNGIDHEGFFQKNVAGSAPDWAQTEKIHSDSTDEDIEYLICNDKETLIYMANLGCIEINPWSSRLGSLDNPDYIIFDLDPNETTMENLVTTAKKVKEILDTLGIKGYLKTSGGKGLHIFIPIKPKYTYEQSRDFSHIISQAVNNALPKITSLERMPKKRIGKVYLDFLQNGKGKTMSCAYSLRPRDGATASTPLEWEELDEKNFTVKNYNIKTLPERVKEKGDLWEDFFDNAVDLKELLDKLG; this is encoded by the coding sequence ATGAAGAAGCTATCTGAATATAACCGCAAACGTGATTTCGACAAGACAAAGGAACCTGAAGGTAAAGTAAAAAAGTCGGGAAAGGAACTGCATTTTGTTGTACAGAAACATGATGCTTCGCGGCTTCACTATGACTGGAGGCTCGAGATCAATGGCGTGCTGGTAAGCTGGGCGGTACCAAAAGGGCCTATTGCGGATACTTCGGTAAAGCGGCTTGCCATGCATGTGGAAGACCACCCCATGGACTATATTGATTTTGAAGGTACGATACCCAAAGGGCAATATGGCGGCGGTACCGTGATGGTATGGGATACGGGGACTTATCTGGCAGAAGGTTCAGATGACGTGGCGGAGAGTGAGAAGATGCTCAGGAAGATGCATAAGGATGGTAATATTAAAGTCGTTATGCATGGCAAAAAGCTGAAAGGCTCCTATCACTTAGTCCGTATGAGCGGGAAAGAGGACGAATGGCTGCTGCTAAAAGGCAAGGATGAATATGCAGATAAAAGGGAATTCGACCAGCATTCGGTACTTACAGGGCGAACGCTGGAGGAAATTGAAAACGACAACAAATCGGAAGTATGGCAAAGCAACAGGGAAGAAAAAAAGAGCTTCCACGGCGATGTAGATCATATCCTCGATGAAGAACCTGAGAAGAGTTCTCAGTCTCAGTCGAAATCAAAGTCAAAGCCGACAGCAAAAAAGAAAACTAAAGCTACTGAAAAAACTGAGACTTTGACTTCGACTAAAAACTCCCCCACTTTCACAGCCGAAGATGTGGCCGCTGCCAAAGTCCGCAAGACCTTCCCTAAGGAATGGAAACCACAGCTGGCAACACTGGCCGATGCCATTTTTGATAGTGACGAATGGGTATTCGAAAACAAATATGACGGCTATAGGGCCCTGATTCAAATACACAAAGGGAAGGTTGAATTAGTATCCCGTAATAGCTTGTCATTCAATTCAAAATACAAGGAACTGGTTGAAGCCTTTAGTATTATAAAAGACGATATGATCCTGGATGGCGAGATCGTTGTGGAAGATGAAAAAGGGCTGAGCCATTTCCAATGGCTGCAGTATTTTGCCGAGAACCCTAATCGCGGGAAGTTGAAATGCTATGTGTTCGACATTTTGTATTTTAACGGTTACGACCTTACTTCACTGGAATTGCTGCAACGCAAGCGTATACTGGAAGCTGTGCTTCCGCAAACGGACGAGATCATTTATTCCGGACACATTGCAGGCGAAGGCACAAAAGCCATGAAAGAAGCTGAAGCAAAGGGCACGGAAGGGCTTATCGCAAAAAAGATAACCTCCCATTACCATGTGAACAAGCGCAGCAAGGAATGGCTGAAAATAAAAGTCACCAAAGAACAAGAGATGGTGATAGGCGGTTTTACGGAACCAAAGGGTTCCCGCAGTGGGTTCGGTTCCCTCCTGCTGGGTTATTATGAAGGCAACGACCTGATTTATACCGGTAAGGTAGGAACAGGATTTAACGAAGACTCGTTAAAGGATATGTATGAAAAACTGACGGCTTTGGTACAGAAAACATCGCCTTTTAAAGTAAAACCGAGAGAGCCAAAAGTACACTGGATAAAGCCGGAACTCGTTGCCCAGATAAAATACTCGGAGTGGACAGAGACCAACAGCCTGCGCCATCCTGTATTTATCGCGCTACGTACCGATAAAAAACCAAAAGACGTGAAAAAAGAAATTGCGACACCTACCGATAAAGTAGTTCCTGAAGAGAAAGGAAAAAAAGAAGTTAAAAAGACGAAGGCTATCGAAAAAGCTGAAGAAAGCACAATAACAAAAACTTCGGCGAAAGCTAAAGAAAAGCCTGCTGATGAAACTAAAACCGGAACACCAAAAGCTAAAACAGTCACAAAAAAAAAATCCAAAACAGGTAAGCCCGGATGGGACACCGAAAAAGTCGAGGTAACCCATCCTGAGAAAGTATTTTGGCCGAAGGAAGGTTATACCAAGGGCGATGTGATCAATTACTATGATGAAATGGCGAAGTGGATATTACCGTACATCAAAGACAGGCCGCAGTCAATGCGCAGGACACCAAATGGGATTGACCATGAGGGATTCTTTCAAAAGAATGTAGCCGGCTCCGCACCGGACTGGGCTCAAACGGAGAAGATCCATTCTGATTCTACCGATGAGGATATTGAATACCTTATCTGCAATGATAAAGAGACGCTGATTTACATGGCCAATTTGGGCTGCATTGAAATCAACCCATGGAGCAGCCGCTTAGGTTCGCTGGATAATCCTGACTATATTATCTTCGACCTGGATCCCAATGAAACCACCATGGAAAACCTTGTTACTACGGCAAAAAAGGTGAAAGAGATACTGGATACGCTTGGCATTAAAGGCTACCTTAAAACCTCGGGTGGCAAAGGGCTTCATATTTTTATCCCCATCAAGCCTAAATATACTTACGAGCAAAGCCGTGATTTTTCGCATATTATCAGCCAGGCAGTAAATAATGCACTGCCGAAAATAACCAGCCTGGAACGTATGCCTAAAAAACGCATTGGCAAGGTGTACCTCGACTTCCTTCAAAACGGGAAAGGTAAAACCATGTCCTGCGCCTATTCCCTCCGACCGCGAGATGGCGCTACAGCAAGCACACCATTAGAATGGGAAGAACTGGATGAAAAGAATTTTACGGTAAAGAATTACAACATCAAGACACTGCCGGAACGGGTAAAAGAAAAAGGCGACTTATGGGAAGACTTTTTTGATAATGCTGTAGATCTGAAGGAGCTGTTGGATAAGTTGGGGTAG
- a CDS encoding glycosyltransferase family 2 protein encodes MKSIAIVILNWNGKGLLEQFLPSVMAHSEGAAIYVADNASTDDSVAFVKANYPAIQIIENKGNFGYAKGYNDALQVVEEEIYALVNSDVEVTEGWLEPVIELFEKDTETAIIQPKILDYKNKTHFEYAGAAGGFIDKYGYPFCRGRIFDTIEKDNGQYDDTTEIFWASGACFFIRKDVYRELGGFDEDFFAHQEEIDLCWRAFNLNYKATFCYKSVIYHVGGATLSTGNPRKTHLNFRNSLWMMVKNLPAGKLFPVLVMRMVLDGIAGIRFLFSGQLSHFWAILMAHYYLYVKFFHFLNKRKSNKYKNYYKTKSIIWTYFVKGGKVFDKNFNNSL; translated from the coding sequence ATGAAAAGCATCGCGATTGTAATATTGAACTGGAATGGCAAAGGCCTGCTGGAACAGTTCCTTCCATCGGTAATGGCACATTCTGAAGGAGCAGCGATTTATGTAGCCGACAATGCCTCTACAGACGATTCGGTTGCTTTTGTAAAAGCGAACTATCCGGCGATACAAATTATAGAGAACAAAGGTAACTTTGGCTACGCAAAAGGTTATAACGACGCGCTTCAGGTTGTTGAGGAAGAAATTTATGCGCTCGTCAATTCGGATGTAGAAGTAACTGAGGGCTGGCTGGAACCTGTGATAGAGCTTTTCGAAAAAGACACTGAGACGGCGATCATACAGCCTAAAATACTCGACTACAAGAACAAAACACACTTTGAATATGCAGGCGCTGCCGGTGGGTTCATCGACAAATACGGCTATCCTTTTTGCAGGGGCAGGATTTTTGACACCATAGAAAAAGACAATGGCCAGTATGATGATACTACAGAAATTTTCTGGGCTTCGGGCGCATGTTTCTTTATAAGAAAAGATGTTTATCGGGAATTGGGCGGGTTCGATGAAGACTTTTTTGCGCACCAGGAAGAAATCGACCTTTGCTGGCGGGCTTTCAACCTTAATTACAAAGCAACGTTCTGCTATAAGTCGGTAATTTATCACGTGGGCGGGGCAACCCTAAGCACCGGCAATCCGCGTAAAACACACCTAAATTTTAGGAATTCCCTATGGATGATGGTTAAGAACCTTCCTGCAGGTAAGCTGTTTCCCGTACTGGTTATGCGAATGGTGCTGGACGGCATAGCCGGAATACGGTTTTTATTTAGCGGACAGCTGTCACATTTTTGGGCGATCCTGATGGCACATTACTATCTTTATGTAAAATTTTTTCACTTTCTAAACAAAAGGAAATCAAATAAGTACAAAAATTACTACAAGACAAAAAGTATCATTTGGACTTATTTCGTGAAAGGCGGTAAGGTGTTTGATAAAAATTTTAACAATAGTTTATAG
- a CDS encoding Ku protein: MKALWKGSISFGLVHIPIKLYSGTQTHRIALDMVREKDKCAIQYVRVCKKDGKEVPWEDIAKGYRKENGDYVIIDKDDFAKVMPEKTQSLDIFEFINEDEIPSKYLEKPYITEPAKEAKKVYALLREALRKSGKVGLCKFVMRTTEHLGILKVEDDAILLIQIRFQDELRDPDEAGMIPKDITISKKELDMAMSIIDQLTDKFEPEKYKDTYKAELIKMIKKKAAAKPGAKEPAPTKRRKTPAAKDDLLDQLKASLAAIKN, from the coding sequence ATGAAAGCATTATGGAAAGGCAGCATCAGCTTCGGGCTTGTGCATATACCCATTAAATTATACAGCGGTACACAGACGCACCGCATCGCCCTGGATATGGTACGCGAAAAAGACAAGTGCGCTATACAATATGTGCGTGTCTGTAAAAAAGACGGTAAAGAGGTGCCGTGGGAGGATATTGCCAAGGGTTACCGTAAGGAGAATGGGGACTATGTTATCATCGATAAAGATGATTTCGCTAAAGTGATGCCCGAAAAAACGCAATCGCTGGATATATTTGAATTCATCAATGAAGATGAGATACCTTCCAAATATCTTGAAAAGCCATATATAACCGAGCCTGCCAAAGAAGCTAAGAAAGTATATGCCTTATTGCGCGAAGCCCTGAGGAAGTCGGGCAAAGTTGGCCTTTGCAAATTTGTGATGCGAACCACCGAGCACCTGGGCATCCTGAAAGTTGAGGATGATGCCATATTACTGATACAAATACGGTTCCAGGATGAATTACGCGACCCTGACGAAGCCGGCATGATACCAAAAGACATTACGATATCCAAGAAGGAACTGGACATGGCCATGAGCATCATCGACCAGCTTACAGACAAATTTGAGCCGGAAAAATACAAGGACACCTACAAAGCGGAACTCATAAAAATGATTAAGAAAAAAGCAGCTGCAAAACCCGGTGCGAAAGAACCTGCTCCTACAAAACGCAGGAAAACGCCTGCAGCCAAAGACGACCTGCTTGACCAGCTTAAAGCAAGCCTTGCCGCAATTAAAAATTAA
- a CDS encoding DUF6766 family protein — MKEFIKNNSLSLTFFILFAVSLGAQVAFGIKEYNNDLIDDGGTAVTLSQYFTSGHFIESTFENWESEFLQMALLVLLTIFLKEKGSSESKSFDKDEEVDREPDPNRKDAPWPVKKGGFILKLYKHSLTIALFILFLLSFVAHFYGSLKDQNVQNQLKGKALETAGDYIADSRFWFESFQNWQSEFLSVFAIIVLSIYLRQQGSSQSKPVDAPHYETGE; from the coding sequence ATGAAAGAGTTTATAAAAAACAATAGCTTGTCGCTTACCTTTTTTATATTATTTGCGGTTTCGCTGGGCGCACAAGTGGCCTTTGGCATCAAGGAATATAATAACGACCTTATTGACGATGGTGGCACAGCCGTTACCCTGTCGCAGTATTTTACATCAGGACATTTTATCGAATCAACTTTCGAGAACTGGGAAAGCGAATTCCTGCAAATGGCACTGCTCGTGTTGCTTACCATTTTCTTAAAGGAAAAAGGTTCATCAGAATCAAAAAGTTTCGATAAAGATGAAGAGGTAGACCGCGAGCCCGACCCAAACCGGAAAGACGCGCCATGGCCGGTGAAAAAAGGCGGGTTTATACTCAAGCTATACAAGCACTCACTCACCATTGCGCTTTTCATTTTATTCCTGTTGTCGTTTGTAGCACATTTTTACGGCAGCCTTAAAGACCAGAACGTACAAAACCAGCTTAAAGGCAAAGCATTGGAAACTGCAGGCGATTATATTGCCGATTCCCGCTTTTGGTTCGAATCCTTCCAGAACTGGCAAAGCGAATTCCTCTCGGTATTTGCCATTATCGTGCTTTCCATTTATTTAAGGCAGCAGGGATCTTCCCAATCCAAGCCTGTAGATGCGCCACATTACGAAACCGGGGAATAG
- a CDS encoding DUF1572 family protein, with product MEGYLESTIKQFEYYKLLGDKTFAQLPDEKLFWQYNEDSNSIATIVKHLWGNMLSRWTDFLTTDGEKEWRDRDGEFENSIATKEEMLQKWDSGWKVFLDTLKSLKDEDLSKIIYIRNQGHTVMEAINRQLAHYPYHIGQIVFIGKMAAGKWEWLSIPKGNSKEFNSQKFSQPKHKQHFTDEYLNDENK from the coding sequence ATGGAAGGGTACTTAGAAAGCACGATCAAACAATTTGAATACTACAAATTACTGGGCGATAAAACATTTGCGCAACTGCCGGACGAAAAGCTGTTCTGGCAGTATAATGAAGACAGCAACAGCATCGCCACTATAGTGAAGCACCTGTGGGGCAACATGTTGAGCCGCTGGACTGACTTTCTGACCACAGATGGCGAAAAAGAATGGCGTGATCGCGACGGCGAATTTGAAAACAGCATTGCCACAAAAGAAGAAATGCTGCAAAAATGGGATTCAGGCTGGAAGGTATTTCTCGATACATTGAAGTCCCTTAAAGACGAAGACCTTTCAAAAATAATATACATACGCAATCAGGGGCATACGGTTATGGAAGCTATCAACAGGCAGCTTGCGCATTATCCTTACCACATAGGGCAGATTGTTTTTATAGGGAAAATGGCCGCAGGCAAATGGGAATGGCTCTCCATACCAAAAGGCAATTCAAAAGAATTCAATTCGCAGAAGTTTTCGCAGCCTAAGCATAAACAACATTTTACGGATGAATACCTGAACGATGAAAATAAGTAA
- a CDS encoding ferritin-like domain-containing protein, giving the protein MKTATKSTAKTTATKSTGSKSTASKSSAKTGTKAPSTNSRGQIKPKRTAAEGLRELYIDSLKDIYWAEKALTKALPKMAKNAENPNLIAALEDHLNVTEEQVARLEKVFELAGKKAVAKKCEAMDGLIKEGQDIMESTEPGPVRDAGIIAASQKIEHYEIATYGTIRAFAQTLGEDEAVALLEQTLAEEKEADTTLTEAAYNTINFDAADADDSMME; this is encoded by the coding sequence ATGAAAACAGCAACAAAATCTACTGCTAAAACAACAGCAACAAAAAGTACGGGTTCCAAATCAACTGCCTCTAAAAGCAGCGCAAAAACAGGAACCAAAGCACCTTCAACCAACTCAAGGGGTCAGATAAAACCAAAGAGGACTGCAGCCGAAGGCCTTCGCGAGCTATACATCGACTCGCTTAAAGACATTTACTGGGCAGAAAAAGCGTTGACAAAAGCACTGCCAAAAATGGCTAAAAATGCTGAAAACCCTAACCTGATAGCGGCGCTTGAAGACCACCTTAACGTGACGGAAGAGCAGGTAGCACGCCTTGAAAAAGTATTTGAGCTTGCCGGTAAAAAAGCAGTAGCAAAAAAATGCGAAGCAATGGACGGACTTATCAAAGAAGGCCAGGACATTATGGAAAGCACTGAGCCGGGCCCGGTGCGTGATGCCGGCATCATTGCCGCCTCGCAAAAGATCGAACATTATGAAATCGCTACTTACGGGACTATCCGCGCCTTTGCCCAGACATTGGGCGAAGATGAAGCAGTCGCACTTCTTGAGCAGACACTTGCTGAAGAGAAAGAAGCTGACACAACACTTACGGAAGCCGCTTATAACACCATAAACTTTGATGCTGCTGATGCAGATGATAGTATGATGGAGTAA
- a CDS encoding CAL67264 family membrane protein translates to MGMNKNTILGWATFIMILMGLLLIGLGVYRYADVAGWGFSAVGIGFFAIAWVFSALKGRV, encoded by the coding sequence ATGGGAATGAATAAAAATACCATCCTTGGGTGGGCCACCTTTATAATGATATTAATGGGATTGCTGCTTATAGGCCTGGGTGTATACCGTTACGCCGATGTTGCGGGATGGGGCTTTAGCGCAGTGGGCATAGGCTTCTTTGCCATTGCATGGGTATTCAGCGCATTGAAGGGACGGGTATAG
- the holA gene encoding DNA polymerase III subunit delta codes for MDEVVKIVNDIKQGNIKPIYFLMGEEPYYIDRLTEYIENNILTEEEKGFNQMVLYGKDVSIEDVISNAKRYPMMADRQVVIVKEAQELSRNIEKLESYAENPQSTTVLVFAYKYKTLDKRKKVTKMLEKAGVVYESKKMYDNQVGDWIKRLLSGKNYGIEPKAAAMLVEFLGNDLSKISNELDKLMIILPPGSTVTPQVIEDNIGISKDYNVFEFRKAIGERDQLKAYKIAEYFSQNPKDNPLVMTVGLVFGFFSQLLQYHGLKDKNPSNVAKLLRINPYFVKDYDIALRNYPMKKVSGIVATLRDVDVKSKGVGAGNIPQADLLKEMLVKIFN; via the coding sequence ATGGACGAAGTAGTAAAGATTGTTAACGATATAAAGCAGGGCAATATAAAGCCCATTTATTTTTTAATGGGGGAGGAGCCCTATTATATTGACAGGCTCACCGAATATATCGAGAACAATATCCTTACCGAAGAAGAAAAAGGCTTTAACCAGATGGTGCTTTACGGGAAAGATGTAAGTATCGAAGATGTTATATCGAATGCCAAGCGCTACCCGATGATGGCCGACAGGCAGGTGGTTATCGTTAAGGAAGCACAGGAGCTATCCCGCAACATAGAAAAACTCGAAAGTTATGCCGAAAACCCGCAGTCTACCACGGTTTTGGTTTTTGCTTATAAATACAAAACCCTCGACAAACGCAAGAAGGTGACCAAAATGCTTGAGAAAGCAGGTGTGGTTTACGAGAGTAAAAAAATGTATGACAACCAAGTGGGTGACTGGATCAAGCGGCTGCTTTCAGGGAAAAATTACGGCATCGAACCCAAAGCCGCCGCCATGCTTGTTGAGTTTTTGGGCAACGACCTGAGTAAAATAAGCAATGAGCTGGACAAGTTGATGATTATCCTGCCCCCCGGCAGTACCGTTACGCCACAGGTGATCGAAGATAATATAGGCATCAGCAAAGATTATAATGTATTCGAATTCCGCAAGGCCATAGGGGAGCGTGACCAGCTGAAGGCTTACAAAATAGCCGAGTATTTTTCGCAGAACCCTAAAGATAATCCGCTGGTAATGACGGTCGGGCTGGTATTCGGGTTCTTTTCCCAACTACTGCAATACCACGGCCTCAAGGATAAGAACCCATCAAACGTGGCAAAATTGTTGAGGATAAACCCATACTTCGTTAAAGATTACGATATTGCCTTACGCAACTATCCCATGAAAAAAGTGAGCGGCATTGTGGCGACCCTGCGCGATGTGGATGTTAAGAGCAAAGGAGTCGGCGCCGGTAATATACCTCAGGCAGATTTGCTGAAAGAGATGCTGGTGAAGATTTTTAATTAG
- a CDS encoding OmpA family protein, giving the protein MKRAIVLLTLSAMTLTSCGAKKKIAELEAKNKECQDMLNSATVKLNTCLAEKDVMAARIEDLKSSNNQLITTKDQITTLSSKGAENLEKTLESLKEKDLKITRLQDALTRKDSVTIALVTSIKRAVGVNDPDIQVNVEKGVVYISIADKLLFKSGSYQVSDRAKEILGKVAAIVKDKSEFECMVEGHTDNVPIKNPVLQDNWDLSVKRATSIVRILQNDFGIDPKRLVAAGRGEYVPLTGNDTAEGRATNRRTRILVLPKIDQFYDMIEKEMKGQGGK; this is encoded by the coding sequence ATGAAAAGAGCCATTGTATTACTCACATTATCAGCTATGACGCTGACTTCGTGCGGGGCAAAGAAAAAAATTGCCGAGCTTGAAGCCAAGAACAAGGAATGCCAGGACATGTTGAATTCAGCTACTGTGAAGCTAAATACCTGTCTTGCAGAGAAAGACGTTATGGCTGCCCGTATCGAGGACCTTAAGTCAAGTAACAACCAACTGATCACAACTAAGGACCAGATAACTACGTTATCGTCTAAAGGCGCTGAGAACCTTGAAAAGACGTTGGAAAGCCTCAAAGAAAAAGACCTTAAGATCACACGCCTGCAGGATGCGCTTACCCGCAAAGATTCAGTTACTATTGCGCTTGTAACAAGCATAAAAAGGGCTGTTGGCGTAAACGACCCGGATATCCAGGTAAATGTTGAGAAAGGCGTGGTATATATATCTATTGCTGATAAACTGCTTTTCAAAAGCGGAAGCTACCAGGTGAGCGACCGTGCTAAGGAAATCTTAGGCAAAGTTGCAGCGATCGTAAAAGACAAATCTGAATTTGAATGCATGGTAGAAGGCCACACGGATAATGTGCCTATCAAAAACCCTGTGCTTCAGGACAACTGGGATTTGAGTGTTAAGCGTGCTACTTCTATCGTGAGGATACTGCAAAATGACTTTGGCATCGACCCTAAACGCCTTGTGGCTGCAGGACGTGGCGAATATGTGCCGCTTACAGGCAACGACACTGCTGAAGGAAGAGCTACAAACAGGAGGACAAGGATACTTGTATTGCCTAAAATTGACCAGTTCTACGATATGATCGAAAAAGAAATGAAAGGCCAGGGAGGTAAATAA